The Pristis pectinata isolate sPriPec2 chromosome 12, sPriPec2.1.pri, whole genome shotgun sequence DNA window CTAATGATCACTTGATATGTTACCAAATGGCAGTGACTGGCTCTGGAACACATCTCAGTAATGCAGCAGAATCTTATTTTTACAAGTAGCAttgcatttatttagttttgtttttgaagaacTTCACAAGTATAGGGAAAACACTAGGCAGCATAACTGAAATTTGGTTGAAAGCAACTAGGTATCTAAAGACTGGGGTACCAATGACAAACTGGAGAGAGGAGAGGCTATGTGAATGATTAGAGTCAGAGGAGTAGATTTTCCAGTTTGAGACATTTTAGAATCTCTAGAATAAAGAATGGTTAGAGTTTCAGCCTATATGTTTGTACTCCAGTCCCTGGTGTGGAAACTAAACCTACTGCTTGCTATTTGTACTAGAATGCTTCTAACTTATTTGCATTTCACAGCAGTATTAGTGTTGTTCAGTCCAACCTTTCTGGATGGTCTACTCCCTATACAGGTCATTGCTTCTGGTGTTGGTATTGCAAAACTTTATGGAGTGCGTTGTAGCAGGGCACTTAAGGAAATTACCATTTATTGCTTTACTAAATACACAGAATTATTATCAGCTGCACAATGACTCCTTGGTTCCACATTTGCATCTGCTGAGTCCCACTCAATCTTTTTCAGACTCCACGTGGACCATCTATAATTAGATTGAAAGGCTAACCCACAGAGGATAATTCCTTGCCAGCTCCATTCTATAGCTTTGTCACCTAATTTTTAACCATTTTTGCCTTGGAATAGTTCTGGCTGATTCAGATGTAGTTAGTAATACAGTGAAGGACAAAAGCTGTTTCTTCATGAAAACCAAATGAGTAATAGAAAGACAACAGTGAATCATGTAGTAAACTAAATACATTCTGTACAATTCAAACTACCAGAATTACCATTTCATATTTGcgtaaaatttgttttatttgactTCTTTTGTTTTACAGTAATTTGGGAATTGATGTGTTTGATGCAGAGCCggagccagagccagagccagaaCCAGAACGATTGGAACCTTACCCATCATACTCTTTAAGACCACATGGCCCTAGGCCTATGCTTGATGATTTTCCAGAGTAAGGAACCAACTTATTTTTCCATATGGTTTACTGAACTAGTACAGATGCAGATGAAATACTTCAATATATTATTGGTATTATAATTGGAGAATCATCACAAACTTGAGATGCAGGGCCATTTAGTCCATTGTCTTGGTGCCGGTTGAAAAAGAGCTATCCAGGTTAATCTTTCCTTCCGACATTAGCTCTGTATCGTTGTAGGCTACTGCCTATCCAAGTATTGATTTAAATATACTACGCTTTttgcctctaccatcctttcaggcaatgagttccaaacTCTTTGCTACCCTCCAAGTGaaactttttttcttctctccttgaTCCTATTACCATTTACTTTAACCATATGAACCCTCTGCTAAggaaaatagatccttcctatttactgtaTCTAGGTTccttataattttatgcacttcaattaattctcccctcagccaaaggaaacaaccACAATCTGTCCAATCTTTTCTTGTAATTAAAAGGTTGCATCCCTGCCAGCATCCttattaatctcctctgcaccttgtaTCTTTCCTGTATTCCAATGGCCAGAAGAGTGTGCAGTAACTGAACCTTAATAATGTCGCATGCAGCTCTGGCAGaccctccctgcttttgtattctgtgctTTGTATAATAACAGAAagcattttgtttgcatttctaACCATCATATTGACCTTTTAAGCATCCTAGATACCTTTTCCACACACCTTGCTATCCTCCCATTGCATATTTCCTTACCTTGTTACATATCTGCAAATTACCTTgcacttctctgaattaaatttcataTGCCATTCTACCTCCCAACTGACCCACCCTTCTGTAGTCACAAGCCATGATCcccctcactgtcaaccacacatAAAAATTTTGCATAACTATATTAAAGCTGAATGATGATCACTTGGTATACTTTTTAAACAAGGAGAAGTTCTATAAAGCTTAAATATCTATTGCAATAAATGAGACAATAATTTTTACATGCATTTAAAAACAGGAGGGAgattagggagagggtaggaccactcaaggataaagaagggaatttatgcttggagtcagaggatgtcagCAAAGTACTAAACaggtattcactgaggagaaggacaaggaggaTAGTGAGATTGGTGTGGGATATTCTAATATGCTAGTGCATTTTGACATCAagaaggagatggtgttgggtctcttgaagagcattaagctggataaatccccagggcctgatgggatctgttccaaattattgagagaggcaagagaggagattgctggggttttgacaaagatctttgtatcctctctagccacaggcaaggtcctggaggactggagagtagccaatgttgttcctttgtttaaaacaggaaatagggataatccaggaaattataggctggtgagacTCTCATCAGTGGTAGGTAAACTATTGcagaggatttttagggataagatttattcACATTTGAAAGAACATTGgctaatcagcatggctttgtgcagagcggGTCACATCTTACCaagttgattgaattttttgaggaggtgaccaaggtgattgatgagggtaggatagtggatgttgtctacatggattttaataaggcatttaatAGGGTCCCTCATAGTAGATTAAGATACatgagatccatggtgacttgatagtttggattcagagttggcttgcccatagaagacaaggtactggtggaagggtgttattctggctggaggtctgtgacaagtggtgtaccacagggatcggtgctgggacctctgtaatTTGTGATGTATATGATGTGGACAAAAATgtaagttagtaagtttgcagatgacacaagaattgATGGAGTtgtaaacagtgaagaaggtcatcaaaggatacagcaggatatagatcagttacagttatgggtggAGAAACAGCACATAGTTTAATcagggtaagtgtgaggtgttgcactttgggaggtcaaatgtaagaggaaagtatacagttaatggcaggacccttaacagtattgatgtacagggggatcttggggcccaagtccatacctctctgaaagtggcaacgctaGCAGAgaaagtagtaaagaaggcatgtggcataattgccttcatcactaggggcacagagtatgagtcaggaagtcatgatacaGTTGTGTAAAACCTTacttaggctgcacttggggaaTTGTGTGCATTTTGGGTGCCCcagttcaggaaagatgtgaaggctttagagagggtggagaagaggtttaccaggatgctgcctggattagagggtattagctgtaaggagggttggacaaacttggattgttttctctgtagcgatggaggctgaagggagacctgatagagtttataagattatgagaggcatagatagggtagacagccagaattctttttccccagggtagaaatgtcagatactaaagggcatagttttaaggtgagagggggaaagtttaaaggggatatgcagggcaagtttttatacagagagtatatacagtggaacacactgccaggggtggtagtggaagcagatacgatagtggtgttcaaaaggcttttagataggcgcatgaatatgcagggaatgtagggatatggatcatctgcaggcggaaaggattagtttaatttgacatcatgctcagcacagatgttgtgggccaaagggcctgttcctgtgctgcactgttctatgttctatgcaatgAGAGGAATGGTGAAACTTTGGAACCTTGGACTGTATGTCCATAATAGGCATAcagaatattttcctttattagccaatgatcagaatataagagcagggaggttacactAGGTTGTAAATAAGGCTAGGCCGCAGCTTAAGTACTGCATATGTTTCTGGGCTTTGCATGACAGGGAAGATGTGATTTTGCTGGAGAAGGTGTTgtggaggtttacaaggattttgTTGGGACTCGAAATGTTTGACTTTTGAAGCAAAATGGAACAGGCTGGGGTTGTATTCTTTGAATAGAGAGGCTGAGAAAGAAataattgaggtgtttaaaactGAGGAGCATAGATCGAGAAAATAAGAAGGACCAGTTTCCCTTGCAGTGAAGTCAGAAAACGTGGAGCATAATCGGTAGAAGGAttaggagagagatgaggaaaaaaaactttctacCCATGGGGCAATGGAGGCCTAGAACTTGCTGCCTAAAAGAGAGCATCATTAAGCTTAAAATACGTTAGTGTTTACTTGAAGAGCCTTGACCTGGAGGGCTATGGATCTGGTGTTGAAAAGTGAGATTAGATTGGTTATCTACTTTTTAACGCACAAATAtattgggctaaatggcctccttttgcatATAGAGCTAAATAGCTTTATATGCAAAAGGCttgttggaaaaaaaataaaagtttattCCTGTGGTCCTGCACCAAACATCTACTTTACATGTAATTGTATAGTATGGAAGTTTTGTATGTTTTAGCTGAGTGTATTGTGTACTAGATTTGTTTGCaaggtctcaccaaagccttctcaATTTTAACAAATGAATGTTTCAAACTTGACTATTTACTCactatgactttgactttgttagcaattcttctaaattcaaaacaaattgtATTTGAATCTTtgtcctgtcacgaaccagcaacaaaagaaacacactgagcatgattcagtgttaaaaactattttattaatcactacttatgataatacgtaaaataaaagtaaaaatgttagtatgttagaattcaaaaatgttaaactttgaacgttaaccccaaaactaaactcttcgtgtgtgtgtgtgtggcaaagtccaaaactcccagttccggaatggttcttaaagttcagttccgcaagccataagttgaaacatgagcaagggcttcttcaacaaccactgttgtctgaagataagacgtagacatagagaaacatagagagagtaaatacgaaatccaaatgttccacgatggaacccaagcgacactccagtgtttactcggtagtgacttcctcaccccgaaaagcatccgaatcgtggtcgtccacacacaagtacctgtttccttctacaggtcagcaacaaaaagTGAActccatggatttcagtggcaaacacagttattgtttctcatccatcgatagagaaaacaagcaggctggtgtctctctcccttctctctctctctatctccttctaacttcttcaacaacgtcattacgtcctttatcttctattgacgtaagcacgccccacacacacatacacacacactctctatcttaaagggactttcactgagtccgtaacagtcccAACCTCTCTTGTGGATTATTTTCTATTACACATCTCTGAAGATTAGTTTTCTAAAATGACATTTGATGCATTTGGTGGGTTTGATACTTGTATAATATAAATAATGCTGTGTTTCTCATCTCTCTGTCACCTCCATCCAAAAATAGGCCTGATTCAAGACATGGACCATCGTATGGAGCATTGCCTCTTTCTGCTAGAGACTTTGACGTTCCCCCATATAATAGATGGCACGACAGGTAAATTACtatttttaatattctttaaAGTGCAATGTTTGCAGTGATTTAAACTTGTCACTCACTATAGGCCTCGAATTACCTTCCAGAAAGATTCATTCTGGCAAAGCTCTGCATGTCAAAAGAGTCTTCTACATCATAAAAGCTATAGCACAAACAGACCAAAATGTGTCCTGTCCGGaatgagtttaaaaaaagaatggtCAAATCATCTACGTCACATTCCCAGGTTTATCCAGAACTGAGactgttttaaaaattcaaaaacatAATACCTATATTCAAAAATACTTAAATCagaaaaagcttgaaaacacctaAATATGATTTTACAAGCCAGTTGTATTTTGAAAGCCATTATCGAAGATTTGCTTATTTATAAACCAATAACTTGTCTAAAAGTTTTTAAATGACTagactccaatctgaggttctccTAGCCAGTTCCTTTTATTCAAATCAGGATCCTTCTGTCTAGGTCAGATTTTTAAGGCAAATGTGACATGTTTGTAGGGCATGTTTCTTCTCGAAGTCCAGCGTTGAAGTATAGTCTGCTTAATGTTGTTGAATTTTTGGCAGCACTTTTGCATTTACCCTGCTTTTTACTAACTTGCAGAAGTGCCAAAGTTTCTCAGATATGCAAGGAAATTGTGGCAAATGTAGACAGGTTTgctgtcatcaacctgaaaaattGGGTCTGGAGAGTTTTGTTGAACAGCACAACCTTGACTTTTGTtcaatgatttgatttttttgGGGTACTAGATTGTATTTTCCATGGACCAATTTCTAGTTCAACCATCCATGTTACATCTTTCAATGTATACACGAGCAAATATTAAGTAACAGCTACATTAATTTTCATTAATGTTAAAAATTACTTGTGTATGTATTTTTTTGAACAGATCGATTTTATTGACACTGTGTCTGACATACCTCTTTTATCTTAACATCTGAATTTTCTTGAAACTAACTGATCCTCAAATGCTTATTACTGCTGCTTCAGGTTTTAGGTTCTGCAGATAAATGCTTGTAGTCTATGTAATTGTCCTTTGACTAGAACTGATACTTGCACATAATGTTAGTTTAGTTTCTGTTATTTGGATCTTGTAGCAAAACCTAGGCCTGATACTGAAAAGCCTTTAATAGagatttggggggagggggtgggcaggatggagaagaagaggaggaaattgTTTTCCCAAATGGTCACAAAATTAATGTAATATTTCCTTGGATGTCTTTCTGTATTGGACAAATCTTGATTATGTACTTGAATTACTTTAAAGGAATGAGGTAaataatgagattttttttcttacccATTTATCGGTTCTGCACAGTATTGATAGCTAGCTAGTGGTTCCGTGGAGAAATGCTGGCTAGTTGTAGCACGTTTCTGACTATTGTGTCTGTGCATTGCAATGCGGACATCAGGAATgtactggaggtcagatgctAGCATATGGTAATCGGGAACATTAAAAGTCAATCAGGGAAGTCTGGAGGTGGAGCCTTGGTCTGCTAACTGAGGCTTTGTTGCCACTCATGAACTGCTTTGCATTGCAGGATTACCACTGCAGCAAAGCAGTTAAGTTTGACTCAAGTGGCTAACAATGTATTAAGTCACAGCAATAGCACAGGGGTAAGCAAGATGAGCAGTCTGAATCAAATATGACCTGGCctagtttgtttttgtttgttcattCCTGTCAAGTCTTTTTCTTCCTACCAATCATTCTGTGGAAGTGCAGCTCTGCATCTAGCTCCAATCTCAAATGTGTAATGCTTGATCACTGCTTTATTACTGCTATTTGAGCTGAACCAAATAATGTCTTGCTTCTAATATTGctgttccaatttccagcattttattcagGTAGATCACTGAGATCATGGGGTGGATTTCCTGCTAAACCAATCTGCAAAGATATGCCAGCTTCTGCAAATCCATAAGATGCTGTCCATATTCTTGCATACATtgccccattcacccatcactcttGACTTGCATTGACTCCCCTCCTTCATGGGAACCTCCAGTCCAGAAAACCACTCTAGCACGGTCCCAAGTTAAGTCATTCAACCATAAATAACTATATTTTCAGCTACCATGGCTCTGagcttcagaattccctcccttaACTTTTGCACCACTCTTAAGATTTTCTCACAAAAACTACCTTCTtggaccaagcttttggttatttCCCCAAAAATCTGCAGCCCGGTGTCATGTTTGGTTGGACAGAATTCCATGAAAGGCCTTACAATATTTAAAGTGCGTTTAAATACCAGTTGTTTTGTTATCAGATAGAGTTCTATGAAAGAATTGCACGTTTAAAGTGCAACATGGTGTGTGGTGTCAGTTCAGGTCATTAACCCAGGCCAGGGCagacccaaccccccccccccacccccccaaagacCTTACAGGATATTTTGTCTGATTAACAGTGGATCGGATACCAATTAAATTTCTCCATCgggaatccatcagtgtcatttattgcatccagtgctcctggtgcagcctctaTATTAGTGAGACTCAACTCAGATTGGAGGattgcttcattgagcaccttcgctccatccgccgtaACAGctaggatctcctggtggccagccattttaatcccacttcccattcccacactgacatctctatccatggcctcctctactgccaagttgaggctagacgcagagtagaggaacagcacctcatattctgccttggtagtctccaacctgacggcatgaacatcgatttgtCTAACTTCCGGTATTCAGCCCCCCCCAccagttttcccttatcccaccagccccatcaccccttctctttcccctccccaccctttcgaTCTGCCCATCCACCTCCTTGAAACCTTTCTGGAATTATGACTATACAACACTACACACTTTCTTTTGATCCACTAATTAGCACAACAGCCCTTAAAGGATTCTGCTAGGTTAGTGAGAAAGGATCTCCATTTTCTAAAGTGCTGCTTGAACAGTTTCTAGCTTTAAAGATAGAAATTTTCTTTTAATCATCTGTCAATTTACTTTAGGTACACATGATCTATGTTTGCCACATACTGAGGATATTGCTAGATCAATTATTCAGTATTGTTTCACTGAGTTTTAAGTTTAGGCAAGGAAATAAGATTGGATTAATTAAATGTACTGGATTTGTAAGGAAGAAATTATGGCCAGTATAATGATACATACAAAATCTTTTTGTTTAGACCTcgacctcttcctcctcctcttcctccaccaccaccttcacttCTTTACGGTGAACACAGACCTCTTCCCCGTTTTGATGACTATGGTCCAGAGGAATACATTGGACGTTCAAGGTAATTAACTATTTCCATGTCAAAAAGTAATGATAGATACTCAAAATTACACAAAAATGAATTGTTGTCAATAGATCAAGGCTTTGGTTCTGAATTCCCAATCTCCCAGAACTGTTACATGTTGAGAGAATGTCTAAAACATTTTCTGAACTTGCCTGTATATTATTGACAGATGTATGTTGTTAGTCATGGAGGGCTGTGTATATCTGTACAAAATGTATAAACATACAAGTGTACAACCTTTTGCATCAATTTGCTTGGGACTGATAAAGCTCAAGTGAGAATTGGAAGAAAACAGACCCATTCATTAAATGAAAGTACTTCAGTTTTGGGGGCTTATCCTAATTCATTTAATTTAATGAATACTAAAAAGATGTATTCTCACAAGCAAATTTGACTGACATGTGTTCTTTTAAATTTAGGTTTAACCATTTCAATGAGCACAGAGCGATACGTAGTCTGGAAGAAAATTCACGTCTACATAGTAGATATGCTCCGTATTCTACAAGACTGCCAGTGCCTCAAGATCGCTACAGGGAGGATTTTGAAAGAAAACCTTATTCCAtaacaggcagaagagaattagaacCACAGAGTTCTGCCCCAAACACTATTTTTACACGTGATTATAATCATGGTCAGCCGCCAGAACGTGGTCCTAGTCTGAGTAAATTAGGTGGTGGATTCTATGACAATTTTGATAGTTTCCGTGACTATGAGTGGAACTAAATAACCACTATCTTTAATGTATAttcatttgtttttacttttggGGTGGTAAGCAAGCGCTTGTATTTTTCATTAGAAGTTTACTTTTTCCAAAATTTTTAATACTGAGGGACCAcaaatctctccccttccccactccaggccttttaatatttcTGTTGACTTGGCACCATATACTTAAAGAATGCTGCTAGCTTTAGCAGTCTGTAATATGATGCAAACAGAAATAGTTGGTCAATTTCTTTCtatataaatatgaaaatatgcaTATTGTCTTggttcaaagttttttttaagatgaatTTCTGAGCACAACAGATTGTAgataactttttaaaatgaagttgGAGACCTTAAATGTATCCTAAAAGTGTGAATTGCACAGGTTGCCTCACATATAATTTACCaccagaaatgttttttttaatgttctgcaCATGTTTAAAAATGCGAAACGCATCACAAAAtcagttttttaaaatcttgGTCACTTCTTGATCCAAATAAGCTAACTTCTATGATGGAACATGCCGACTAAGTTGTGCAATTCAGTGAGGCTGCCCAGGTTGTACCTGCTGAGTTCACAGAACCATATTCAGTCAAGTGGTactaaaaataaatgttttgtgttttaaaataaacGTGTTGAGATGTTTCTTTTTTTACTCTTCTACGAAATGTCAATTTTACAGAAGTTTTTTTGCAATTATTTAGCAGCATGTCATATTAACTTGCACATGGAATTCAGCTGGCATGCAGATTCATCAAACCTTTTACATGTTTATCATAGTTTTTGAGCATATTTGGGGTTTGACTACTGACATTTTCTTAACATGTCCAATGGAAGAGCTGAGAATACGATGTGGGTATGTACAAAAATGAGAACAGTGaagcaaaaataatcaaaattgtGGCTCAGTGAGGCAACCATAGAGTTTAAAGTCTTTAAGTCATGGAAGGAGGACAGACTAAAGATATTCTACCAGAGATTAGATATTTGTGGTAGGTGAGGTGGATCAGCAACTTTGATTCTGGGCAGGAAAAAAATTGAGACTGAATGTCTACTTTGTATTTTTAGTTTTACACATGGTTATATTAATATGATTTTAATGGAATTTGTAACATTACAGCTTTGCACAAAAATGATTTGTTGGGATAATGTTGAATAAAGTTCAGCAAAGTTGCTTTTATAGGCTTAAGATGTAAAACATTGAAAGTTTTTAATATTTGACTGCTGAGAAAGAAGCAACACGTATCAATTGGAGTAATATCAAATCAGGGAGATGTATTAGCTGGTATATTGCAAAGGAAGATAATGATCCTGTAAAGAGAAGCAATTAATATTACATGGCAGTGATATTAttgttctgaaacattaatttgtttttctgtctCTCCAGAACTAGCATTTCCAGGACTTTCTACGTTtaagatttcctgcatttgcactGTTTTGCCTTTGGATTCATGATGTTCCTATTGCATTCAATTGACAAAACTGGCAGAGATACAGAAACTAGCTGAGAATTGAGGAATCCAAATGCAGAAGTCAAGAAATCAAATGTACTTagaaaaattaaattttgaaatttgaaTAAGTGCAATGGTCTGGATAAgttttgtaaaagaaaacttaaTACTTTGTCTGTATACAAAGGTCCTTAAGAACTGACTTAGATCAAGAAAACTATGAATAATTTCAAAATTGGCAAAACAAAGGAATTGagatcatttagaaataatgGAATCAATTTGTTCAACTTTTGCTGCCTAATGGATGGGAAGTTAATATCAGTAATCAGTCAATACTTCAAACTGATTTTGTGAATTTTGGTAAGACATTTGATGCTGAGTTTGGAGCCATGTGTTAGACGTATAGGGTAACGTTAACCTATTTTTcattcactctcccctcaccAGCTTGATTTCCTTATCCTCCTGCCCCACTCTGCCTCTTCTCCCTCTATCCTTCCCCTCAATTCCCCAGTTGGTACTGCTGAACTTACCCTTGGATCTGTGGCTATTATGCAGTAGTTCTAAAACTCCACTCCTGTTGTGTCTGAGAATTCAATCAATTTGTTACAAAATCTTTTACAGTAACAAACACATTATTAGGGCAGGCAGTATTCAACTCTGGAA harbors:
- the LOC127576748 gene encoding RNA/RNP complex-1-interacting phosphatase-like — its product is MVKKNTVPDGWRGIIPVGRRIPRTRFIAFKVPLKGAISQRLTANQKFSPKDLIAKIKEQNEELGLIIDLTYTTRYYTEKDLPKSVQYQKLYTVGHEVPDDATILQFKRRVRKFLWENADNDKIIGVHCTGGINRTGYLICRYLIDVEEVDPETTIELFNAARGHKMDGAVYLADLRCGPMRSNLGIDVFDAEPEPEPEPEPERLEPYPSYSLRPHGPRPMLDDFPEPDSRHGPSYGALPLSARDFDVPPYNRWHDRPRPLPPPLPPPPPSLLYGEHRPLPRFDDYGPEEYIGRSRFNHFNEHRAIRSLEENSRLHSRYAPYSTRLPVPQDRYREDFERKPYSITGRRELEPQSSAPNTIFTRDYNHGQPPERGPSLSKLGGGFYDNFDSFRDYEWN